A genomic window from Ruminiclostridium cellulolyticum H10 includes:
- the yhbH gene encoding sporulation protein YhbH, whose amino-acid sequence MAIFRDCSNIGKDRSAEDRRRHRELVEDSIKKNLGSIIAEESIIGKSKDKKIKIPIKGIKEFQFIYGKSKPGVGAGDGNEKRGDKFPGDSQEGKGKGNAGNSEGEEVYETEITIEEVIKYLFDDMNLPDIAKKQLSQLEEKSYRKLGYQHKGIPPRLAKKRSVIEKIKRKQASKRSEDGEDITHDKEYGKERFPFIEEDLRYYRIKEDNKRDYNAVVLCIMDVSGSMDQTKKYLARSFYFLLYQFLRLKYANVDVVFIAHTTTAKEVNEREFFHRGESGGTYISSGYEKALEIISERYSPTNWNIYAFHCSDGDNWSEDNRKAVESANKLCEVCNLFGYGEIVPGYYNIGSTIKNEFLNKIKSKNFAAININKKEDVLPALKKLLDKASDKDEKTGLK is encoded by the coding sequence ATGGCTATTTTCAGAGATTGCAGCAATATAGGTAAAGACAGGTCCGCCGAAGACAGAAGAAGACACCGGGAACTTGTTGAAGATTCCATAAAGAAGAATTTAGGCAGTATTATTGCTGAAGAAAGTATAATAGGTAAAAGTAAGGACAAGAAAATTAAGATTCCTATAAAAGGAATAAAAGAATTCCAGTTTATATATGGTAAATCCAAGCCCGGTGTGGGTGCTGGTGACGGAAATGAAAAGAGAGGCGACAAATTCCCGGGAGATTCTCAGGAAGGAAAAGGCAAGGGTAATGCCGGAAATAGTGAGGGAGAAGAGGTTTATGAAACGGAGATAACAATAGAGGAGGTAATAAAATACCTTTTTGATGATATGAACCTTCCCGATATTGCTAAAAAACAGTTGTCCCAACTGGAGGAAAAAAGTTACAGAAAGCTTGGATATCAGCACAAGGGTATTCCTCCGAGACTTGCCAAAAAACGCTCTGTCATTGAGAAAATAAAGCGTAAACAAGCCTCCAAAAGGTCCGAAGACGGAGAAGATATTACACATGATAAAGAATATGGGAAAGAGAGGTTTCCGTTTATTGAGGAAGATTTAAGGTATTACAGAATAAAGGAGGATAACAAAAGGGACTATAATGCAGTCGTACTATGTATTATGGATGTGTCTGGCTCCATGGACCAGACGAAAAAATACCTGGCAAGGAGCTTTTATTTCCTTTTGTATCAGTTCCTGCGACTGAAATACGCCAACGTGGATGTTGTTTTCATAGCTCACACGACAACTGCAAAGGAAGTAAATGAACGAGAGTTTTTCCACCGGGGTGAATCCGGTGGAACCTACATCAGCAGCGGTTACGAAAAAGCATTGGAAATTATTTCAGAAAGATACAGTCCTACAAACTGGAACATATATGCATTTCACTGCAGTGACGGTGACAACTGGTCTGAAGACAATAGGAAAGCAGTTGAAAGTGCCAACAAGCTTTGTGAGGTATGTAACCTATTTGGCTACGGAGAAATAGTACCCGGCTATTACAATATAGGCAGTACCATAAAAAACGAATTTTTGAACAAGATTAAAAGTAAAAACTTCGCAGCTATAAATATTAACAAAAAAGAGGATGTCCTTCCGGCACTTAAAAAGCTTCTTGATAAAGCAAGTGACAAAGACGAGAAGACGGGGTTAAAATAG
- a CDS encoding SpoVR family protein — MADFSLKELEYWNERIEQIAVDSGLNFYNQEFEIINYEDMIGYESYVGMPSHYPHWSYGKSYERIKTLHKYNLTGLPYEMVINSNPCIAYLMKDNSLLVQILTIAHVYAHNDFFKNNRLFKQGTKAEYSVETFKNHANRIRDYISDPSIGYAKVEKILNAAHAVKLQTERIIDFRNKIEEKNKSKSALAENKSDFPNLEKYSQNEKKDDTEAGRQEIKIPEEPQEDILNFITEYGRLQDWEKDILSIVREEAQYFIPQIETKIMNEGWASFWHYTILTKLELPQSLHFEFLRKHNEVIRPLKSSINPYYIGFKIIENLYNTQGKDKIFEVRENERDQSFIRRYLTQELCGEMNLFEYIAAGNDYMISEVSDEEGWKQVRDTLCNTVGIGSIPTIKVIEWSPKENTLLLEHEFDGRELELSYAYETLKHLVDLWKGKVVLTTHLEEKKKNIACDEMKRISLYT; from the coding sequence ATGGCGGATTTTAGTCTAAAGGAGCTGGAATATTGGAATGAGCGTATAGAACAAATAGCGGTTGATAGTGGTCTGAACTTTTATAATCAGGAATTTGAAATTATAAACTATGAAGATATGATAGGTTATGAGTCATACGTTGGAATGCCCTCCCATTATCCTCATTGGAGTTATGGAAAATCGTACGAAAGGATAAAAACACTTCATAAATATAATCTTACAGGCCTTCCTTATGAAATGGTTATTAATTCCAATCCATGTATAGCTTACCTGATGAAGGATAATTCACTTCTGGTTCAGATACTTACAATAGCACATGTATACGCTCACAATGATTTTTTCAAGAATAACAGGCTTTTTAAACAAGGAACCAAGGCTGAATACTCAGTAGAAACATTTAAAAATCATGCAAACCGTATACGTGATTATATTTCTGATCCAAGCATCGGGTATGCCAAAGTTGAAAAAATTCTAAATGCGGCACATGCGGTTAAACTGCAAACGGAAAGAATAATTGACTTCCGCAATAAAATAGAGGAAAAAAATAAATCAAAATCTGCTTTAGCAGAGAATAAATCTGATTTTCCAAATCTGGAAAAATACTCACAGAATGAAAAAAAGGATGACACCGAGGCAGGCAGACAAGAAATCAAAATACCGGAGGAGCCACAGGAAGATATATTGAATTTCATTACAGAATACGGACGTTTGCAGGACTGGGAAAAGGATATTCTTTCTATTGTAAGAGAGGAAGCCCAATATTTTATTCCTCAGATTGAAACAAAAATAATGAATGAGGGCTGGGCCAGCTTCTGGCATTATACCATATTAACCAAGCTCGAACTTCCCCAGAGTCTGCATTTTGAATTTCTAAGAAAACACAATGAGGTAATCCGACCTTTAAAGTCAAGTATAAATCCATACTATATAGGATTTAAGATCATAGAGAACCTTTATAATACGCAGGGGAAGGATAAAATATTTGAAGTAAGGGAAAACGAGAGGGATCAATCCTTTATCAGAAGATACCTTACGCAGGAATTATGTGGCGAAATGAATCTTTTTGAATATATTGCCGCAGGAAACGATTATATGATTTCAGAGGTTTCAGATGAGGAAGGCTGGAAACAGGTACGGGATACTTTATGCAATACCGTGGGTATAGGGAGTATTCCTACAATAAAAGTCATTGAATGGAGTCCCAAGGAGAATACTCTGTTACTTGAACATGAATTTGACGGACGCGAACTGGAATTGAGCTATGCTTATGAAACCCTCAAACATCTTGTGGATTTATGGAAGGGCAAGGTTGTACTGACTACTCACCTGGAAGAAAAGAAGAAAAATATAGCATGTGATGAAATGAAAAGAATATCGCTGTACACTTGA
- the htpG gene encoding molecular chaperone HtpG, producing MKHESGSISINTENIFPIIKKWLYSEKDIFIRELVSNASDAISKMKKLDAIGEAELPEGNKFEIKVVVNKNDKTIKVIDNGLGMTEEEVKKYINQIAFSGAVDFLEKYKDKSDDGQIIGHFGLGFYSAFMVSQRVQIDTLSYQKDAAAVRWVSDGGTEFEMSDSDRNERGTTITLYLSDDGLEFTDEYKMRTTLEKYFAFLPYELYLEDSAKEEEKKEENKEEPKEGDDQANAEPKKPEPLNDTKPLWLKNPKDCTDEEYKQFYTKVFHDFNEPLFWIHLNMDYPFNLKGILYFPKLKHEFETMEGQIKLYYNQVFVADNIKEVIPEFLLLLKGVLDCPDLPLNVSRSFLQNDGYVNKISTHITKKVADKLTSLFENDRENYNKYWDDINPFVKYGCVREEKFYDRVKDALIFKSTKGGYTTLKEYLENNKEKHENKVFYVSDEKQQAQYIKLFNENGMEAVILTNMIDNHFMSLLESKGSGLQFNRIDADISASMKQENTGIPEDNVSYLENLFKETVNDEKLKIQVESLKNETIPAVVLLSEQSRRMQEMSKMFGGMDMGHMFPKEQTLVLNSSNKLVKALLDLKDKDERKDDVKLVSEHIYDLAMMSHQTLEPDAMAKFIQRSNEILMKVL from the coding sequence ATGAAACACGAAAGCGGAAGTATTTCAATAAATACGGAAAATATATTTCCAATAATAAAAAAGTGGCTGTACTCTGAAAAGGACATATTTATAAGGGAACTTGTGTCTAATGCAAGCGACGCCATAAGCAAAATGAAAAAGCTTGATGCTATAGGGGAAGCTGAACTTCCCGAAGGAAATAAATTTGAAATAAAGGTTGTTGTCAATAAAAATGATAAAACCATAAAAGTAATAGATAACGGATTGGGAATGACTGAAGAAGAGGTTAAAAAATATATAAATCAGATTGCTTTCTCCGGAGCAGTCGATTTTCTTGAAAAATACAAGGACAAGTCCGATGACGGGCAGATTATAGGTCATTTTGGTCTGGGCTTTTATTCGGCATTTATGGTATCACAGCGTGTACAGATAGACACCCTTTCATATCAGAAAGACGCAGCTGCTGTCAGATGGGTAAGTGATGGAGGAACGGAATTTGAAATGTCTGATTCAGACAGAAACGAGAGAGGAACAACAATAACCCTTTATCTGTCAGATGACGGTTTGGAGTTTACCGATGAATACAAAATGAGAACTACTCTTGAAAAATACTTTGCTTTCCTGCCATACGAATTATATCTTGAGGATTCAGCAAAGGAAGAAGAGAAAAAAGAAGAAAACAAAGAAGAACCAAAAGAAGGCGACGACCAAGCTAATGCAGAGCCTAAAAAGCCTGAACCATTAAACGATACAAAACCTCTTTGGCTGAAAAATCCAAAGGACTGCACCGATGAAGAGTATAAGCAGTTCTATACAAAAGTGTTCCATGACTTTAATGAACCGCTTTTCTGGATACATTTAAATATGGACTATCCGTTCAACTTGAAAGGTATACTTTATTTTCCTAAGCTCAAACACGAATTTGAGACTATGGAAGGGCAGATTAAGCTGTACTACAATCAGGTATTTGTAGCGGACAATATAAAAGAAGTAATTCCAGAATTCCTACTGTTATTAAAGGGTGTACTGGATTGTCCTGATTTACCGTTGAATGTTTCAAGAAGCTTCCTACAGAACGATGGTTATGTTAACAAGATTTCCACTCACATAACAAAGAAGGTTGCTGACAAACTTACATCATTATTTGAGAATGACCGTGAAAACTATAATAAATACTGGGACGACATAAACCCATTTGTTAAGTATGGCTGTGTACGTGAAGAAAAATTCTATGACAGGGTTAAGGATGCACTTATTTTCAAGTCAACAAAGGGAGGCTACACAACTCTCAAGGAGTATCTTGAAAATAACAAGGAAAAGCATGAGAACAAAGTGTTTTACGTTTCAGATGAAAAACAGCAGGCCCAGTATATCAAGCTGTTTAATGAAAATGGAATGGAAGCAGTAATACTTACAAACATGATAGACAATCACTTTATGTCACTCCTTGAAAGCAAAGGCTCCGGCCTGCAGTTTAACAGAATAGATGCTGATATTTCTGCAAGTATGAAGCAGGAGAACACAGGTATTCCAGAAGATAATGTCAGCTATTTGGAAAATCTTTTTAAGGAAACTGTAAATGATGAAAAACTAAAAATACAGGTTGAATCCTTGAAGAATGAGACTATACCGGCTGTAGTACTGCTGTCAGAGCAGTCCAGAAGAATGCAGGAAATGAGCAAGATGTTCGGTGGAATGGATATGGGTCATATGTTCCCAAAAGAACAGACTCTTGTATTGAATTCTTCAAACAAGCTTGTAAAGGCATTGCTTGATCTGAAGGATAAGGATGAAAGAAAAGATGATGTGAAACTGGTAAGTGAACATATATATGATTTAGCAATGATGAGTCACCAGACTTTGGAACCTGATGCAATGGCTAAATTTATACAAAGAAGTAATGAAATATTGATGAAAGTTCTGTAA
- a CDS encoding methyl-accepting chemotaxis protein — translation MKKNLSISKKSDFLNLVIIWTAIVPIILISLYSGTDFAITIIPPIVLGIVVSVVYFIHISSNIKAFIYAIIILLIAISGFIFTANDISNHYILFASISMITIYFNKRLVFIFGIIINIILISFYIIFPEAIIGKLGYWTNFVYEIIYINCSLVCLYCLTKWGNELVLQSKSKEAETEILLNKLRKTMDKVETSTKFLNENIKSVNESIESSEAASSNITKAMHEMASATQQQAASINDINFLMNDTVNDVKNTKSISESIYNDSQNMTKEVQNGISKVDEMENQIKTIEQAVSISHTTVIDLQKKMHRITDFLENINQIAEQTNLLALNASIEAARAGEQGKGFAVVADEVRKLAEGSTKIVKDINVVIQDISLQTETAVESSVNGYNAVKEGEKLTNDVSTYFTEFKKVFNKTNQSLIDEAKMIEKISDSFIHIKEQVENVACISEENAASTQVVVSTVQTANSGIVNIGQSIKDINELSSELSSMVQNI, via the coding sequence ATGAAAAAGAATTTAAGTATTAGTAAAAAGTCCGATTTCTTAAATTTAGTGATTATATGGACTGCAATTGTACCAATAATTCTGATTTCGTTATACTCAGGAACGGATTTTGCTATAACAATTATTCCGCCAATTGTACTAGGTATTGTAGTAAGCGTAGTATATTTTATTCATATTAGCAGCAATATTAAAGCCTTTATTTATGCGATAATCATATTGCTTATTGCTATATCAGGGTTTATATTTACTGCAAATGATATAAGTAACCATTACATATTATTTGCATCGATTTCCATGATAACAATATATTTTAATAAAAGGTTAGTATTTATATTTGGCATTATAATAAATATAATACTTATTTCATTTTATATTATTTTTCCAGAGGCAATCATAGGTAAGTTAGGCTATTGGACAAATTTTGTTTACGAAATTATTTATATAAATTGCTCCTTGGTGTGCCTGTATTGTTTGACAAAGTGGGGCAATGAGCTTGTGTTGCAATCAAAGTCAAAAGAGGCAGAAACTGAAATTTTGCTTAATAAATTAAGGAAAACAATGGATAAGGTAGAAACTAGTACAAAATTTCTTAATGAAAATATTAAATCAGTAAATGAAAGTATAGAATCCTCTGAAGCTGCCAGCAGTAATATTACAAAAGCTATGCACGAAATGGCAAGTGCTACACAACAGCAGGCAGCGAGTATCAATGATATTAACTTTTTGATGAACGACACGGTAAATGATGTAAAAAATACAAAAAGTATTTCAGAGAGCATATACAATGATTCGCAGAATATGACTAAAGAGGTCCAAAATGGTATTTCCAAAGTAGACGAAATGGAAAATCAGATTAAAACAATAGAACAAGCTGTCAGCATATCGCATACTACAGTAATTGATTTGCAGAAAAAAATGCACAGAATTACTGATTTTCTTGAAAATATAAATCAAATAGCTGAACAGACTAATTTATTAGCACTAAATGCATCAATTGAAGCAGCAAGAGCAGGAGAACAGGGGAAGGGATTTGCAGTGGTAGCTGATGAAGTCAGAAAACTGGCAGAGGGAAGTACAAAGATAGTAAAAGATATTAACGTAGTTATACAGGATATTTCATTACAAACAGAAACTGCGGTAGAGTCATCTGTTAACGGGTATAATGCAGTTAAAGAGGGAGAAAAGCTGACTAATGATGTATCTACCTACTTTACTGAGTTTAAAAAGGTGTTTAATAAAACTAATCAGTCCTTAATTGATGAGGCTAAAATGATTGAAAAAATATCAGATAGTTTTATTCATATAAAAGAGCAGGTAGAAAATGTTGCCTGCATCTCAGAAGAAAATGCTGCTTCAACTCAGGTAGTTGTTTCAACTGTGCAGACGGCAAACAGCGGTATCGTTAATATAGGTCAATCTATAAAGGATATAAATGAACTTAGCAGTGAACTAAGCTCAATGGTTCAGAATATATAG
- a CDS encoding AMP-binding protein, whose amino-acid sequence MLEKYLSQVDFTSYEDFYENFKIKVPENFNFAYDVVDEYAKTDPDKVAIIWCDKSGAETTFTFGQLKEYSDKTANFFQSLGIKRGDPVMLILKRRYEFWFCILALHKLGAVTIPATHLLTSKDIVYRANAADIKMIVCVNEPEVIKHIEDSESKTPTVKYKALINGAKDGWLDFSSGIQEASSQFERPRGDLGSHNSDISLLYFTSGTTGMPKMVQHDYEYPLGHILTASYWQNVSEGGLHLTVADTGWAKAVWGKIYGQWLAGCAVFVYDFDKFVPKELLEVISKYNVTSFCAPPTIYRFFIKEDLSKFDLSSLKYCTVAGEPLNPEVYSQFYKATGIKLMEAFGQTELTVTLSTFPWMEPKPGSMGKPSPGYDIDLIDENGNSCQDGEEGQIVVRTSKRKPAGMFGGYYRDEALTKSVWHDGVYYTGDMAWRDEDGYYWFVGRADDVIKSSGYRIGPFEVESALLEHPAVLECAITAVPDLIRGQIVKATVILAKNYNPSDELVKELQDHVKKVTAPYKYPRIIEFVSELPKTISGKIRRVEIRQTDDNK is encoded by the coding sequence ATGTTGGAAAAATACTTATCTCAGGTAGACTTTACATCGTATGAGGATTTTTACGAAAACTTTAAAATAAAAGTACCTGAGAACTTTAATTTTGCTTATGACGTGGTCGATGAATATGCAAAAACAGATCCAGACAAGGTGGCAATTATTTGGTGTGATAAATCGGGAGCCGAGACAACTTTTACATTCGGTCAGTTAAAGGAGTATAGCGATAAGACTGCTAACTTCTTCCAGTCATTGGGAATTAAGAGGGGTGACCCTGTAATGCTTATATTAAAGAGGCGTTACGAGTTCTGGTTCTGTATTTTGGCTTTACATAAGCTAGGTGCTGTTACAATACCGGCAACACATCTTCTTACTTCAAAGGACATAGTTTACAGGGCCAATGCCGCAGACATCAAAATGATTGTTTGTGTTAACGAACCCGAAGTTATAAAGCATATAGAAGATTCTGAGAGCAAAACACCTACAGTAAAATATAAGGCACTGATTAATGGTGCCAAGGATGGCTGGTTGGATTTTTCATCCGGTATTCAAGAAGCTTCAAGCCAATTTGAAAGACCCCGGGGCGATTTAGGTTCACATAATAGCGACATATCATTGTTGTACTTTACTTCGGGTACTACAGGTATGCCCAAGATGGTTCAGCATGATTATGAATATCCTTTGGGACATATCCTTACAGCCAGTTACTGGCAAAATGTTTCTGAAGGAGGTCTGCACCTAACAGTTGCTGATACAGGCTGGGCTAAAGCCGTTTGGGGTAAGATTTATGGTCAGTGGCTTGCAGGATGTGCCGTATTTGTATATGACTTTGATAAGTTTGTTCCAAAGGAACTTCTTGAAGTTATTTCAAAGTACAATGTTACTTCTTTTTGTGCTCCTCCTACAATTTACAGATTTTTTATCAAGGAAGATCTTTCAAAATTTGATCTCAGCAGTCTGAAATATTGCACTGTAGCGGGGGAACCTCTTAATCCGGAGGTATACAGCCAGTTTTACAAGGCTACGGGCATAAAGCTTATGGAAGCCTTCGGCCAGACAGAATTAACTGTTACACTGAGCACTTTCCCCTGGATGGAACCAAAGCCGGGATCAATGGGTAAACCTTCTCCGGGCTATGACATAGATCTTATTGATGAAAACGGAAATTCATGTCAGGATGGTGAAGAAGGTCAGATTGTTGTTCGTACCTCTAAGAGAAAACCTGCCGGTATGTTCGGAGGTTACTACAGAGATGAAGCCCTGACTAAGAGTGTATGGCATGATGGTGTCTATTATACAGGTGATATGGCGTGGCGTGACGAAGATGGCTATTACTGGTTTGTTGGCAGAGCTGATGATGTAATTAAAAGCTCCGGTTACAGAATCGGGCCTTTTGAGGTTGAAAGTGCTTTGTTGGAGCATCCTGCCGTATTGGAATGTGCCATCACAGCTGTCCCTGACCTTATCAGAGGTCAGATCGTAAAAGCTACTGTTATACTTGCTAAAAACTACAATCCAAGCGATGAACTGGTAAAGGAACTTCAGGATCATGTCAAGAAGGTTACGGCACCTTACAAGTATCCTAGAATTATTGAGTTTGTAAGTGAGCTTCCTAAAACCATAAGCGGTAAAATCAGACGTGTTGAAATAAGACAGACAGATGATAATAAGTAA
- a CDS encoding helix-turn-helix domain-containing protein: MSEQIKLIASRIKELREISEISVEALAAELKITEESYRSYESGETDIPVSFLYQIANKFNVELSAIITGDAPRLHTYQLVRDSKGVSVERREHYKYHSLAYNFVGKRAEPFIVTVEPETADSPLHFNSHKGQEFNYIIEGTLKIIINGRELIMNEGDSVYFDSSASHAMKAMNGKKARFLAIIL; the protein is encoded by the coding sequence ATGTCTGAACAAATTAAGTTGATTGCTTCAAGAATAAAAGAATTAAGGGAAATTTCAGAAATATCTGTCGAGGCCCTTGCTGCAGAGCTTAAAATTACCGAAGAATCCTATAGGTCATATGAAAGCGGAGAAACCGATATTCCTGTCAGTTTTCTCTATCAAATAGCAAATAAATTTAACGTGGAACTCTCCGCAATTATTACCGGGGATGCCCCAAGGCTTCACACTTATCAGCTTGTACGGGATAGCAAGGGCGTAAGTGTTGAAAGACGGGAGCATTATAAATATCACAGCCTTGCTTACAATTTTGTAGGAAAAAGGGCAGAGCCTTTTATTGTAACTGTAGAGCCGGAAACTGCCGATTCACCTTTACACTTTAATTCTCACAAAGGTCAAGAATTCAACTATATAATAGAAGGAACTCTTAAAATAATAATAAACGGACGTGAACTTATAATGAATGAAGGTGACTCCGTTTATTTTGATTCTTCTGCAAGTCATGCAATGAAAGCAATGAATGGTAAAAAAGCCAGATTTCTGGCCATTATTCTTTAG
- a CDS encoding methyl-accepting chemotaxis protein translates to MSIGKKILFIVIGCTIIVGGGTALYIIWDFPVYTITAMFCIFAVAIGVWLTFSLTVPIKVLSRVVERTANFDLSHDKTYNQIKGRKDEIGFLARNLSTMRGSLREILGLMGDASKKVIENSQQVEQMTEDLKEKADDTLSTTEHISASMQESAATSHQINFSTQEIKKNINLIAQNSEEGAQTANEVSIKASEIKESAVLSAQNANNVYLEVKQQLQGAIDKAGEVSHIDQLAQAILQITEQTNLLSLNAAIEAARAGEAGKGFAVVADEIRKLADQSSKTAADIKNIVKTVNESVDALTDSAGVLLEFVDKEVLNDYKKLIDTSEQYYTDSAQFSKIMNEFNDSAKAMNSSIANIVNALEQVTSSVNESAEGVEVITVKTAEIVGHFANVKVSTQDNLIASEKLKDQVSKFTL, encoded by the coding sequence ATGTCTATAGGCAAAAAGATATTGTTTATTGTAATTGGTTGTACAATTATTGTTGGCGGTGGGACAGCCTTATATATTATTTGGGATTTTCCTGTGTATACAATTACGGCAATGTTCTGTATATTTGCTGTTGCGATAGGGGTGTGGCTTACTTTTTCTCTTACCGTGCCTATTAAAGTCCTTTCACGCGTTGTCGAACGTACGGCGAATTTTGATTTATCACATGACAAAACATATAATCAGATAAAAGGACGGAAAGATGAAATAGGGTTTCTTGCAAGAAATCTTTCAACTATGAGAGGTTCGTTGAGAGAGATACTTGGCCTTATGGGTGATGCATCCAAAAAAGTTATTGAAAATTCACAGCAAGTCGAGCAAATGACAGAAGACCTAAAAGAAAAAGCAGACGACACATTATCCACTACAGAACATATATCAGCGTCAATGCAGGAATCGGCTGCTACATCCCACCAGATTAATTTCAGTACTCAGGAAATAAAGAAAAATATCAACCTTATTGCCCAGAACTCAGAGGAAGGTGCACAAACTGCAAATGAAGTAAGTATTAAAGCAAGTGAAATAAAAGAAAGTGCAGTTTTATCCGCCCAGAACGCAAATAATGTATATCTGGAGGTTAAACAGCAGCTTCAGGGGGCAATTGACAAGGCAGGTGAGGTTTCACACATAGACCAGCTTGCTCAGGCTATTCTTCAGATAACAGAGCAGACAAATCTGCTGTCACTTAATGCAGCCATAGAAGCAGCGAGAGCGGGCGAAGCCGGAAAAGGTTTTGCCGTAGTAGCAGACGAGATAAGAAAGCTTGCAGACCAGTCTTCAAAAACCGCAGCCGATATTAAGAATATAGTAAAAACGGTAAATGAATCTGTAGATGCTCTGACTGATAGTGCCGGAGTACTTCTGGAGTTTGTGGACAAGGAAGTTTTAAACGACTATAAGAAGCTTATTGATACAAGTGAACAGTATTATACTGATTCAGCACAATTCAGCAAAATAATGAATGAATTTAATGATTCTGCCAAGGCTATGAACAGCTCTATTGCAAACATTGTTAACGCACTGGAGCAGGTTACTTCAAGTGTAAACGAAAGTGCAGAAGGCGTTGAAGTTATTACAGTTAAAACTGCTGAGATTGTTGGACACTTTGCAAATGTTAAAGTATCAACCCAGGATAATCTTATTGCTTCAGAAAAACTTAAGGATCAGGTTTCAAAGTTTACATTATAA
- a CDS encoding HD-GYP domain-containing protein has protein sequence MEREYVKVSKDIIDSILADDVYTRGGNMIVPSDTFISEHIIKKLNAFRVERVTIYRSHSILGNEYLSDKSISESQKQYIEDVNATKSILRGLASGKELDMDNVKTITDSVYERLGDVGSIIECINSIKVADQYTYSHSVNVAFYAMLLGKWMNLSKLQIKDLAMAGLLHDIGKTKISAEIINKKGPLNENEFEVIKRHPIYGYDIIKGFSDIAIDIKRAVILHHEKENGTGYPFGIQGNKKNLYAKIITAADIFDAITSERVYKEKQTPFSAFKEMEKIGYDIVDPMVMGVMFDNMPRYYIGSKVKLDNGEIGEVVYVPSSCAYAPVVKIKEDFVDFAKEKEALISELL, from the coding sequence GTGGAAAGAGAATATGTAAAAGTAAGTAAAGATATAATTGACAGCATTTTGGCTGATGATGTTTACACCCGTGGAGGGAACATGATTGTTCCGTCGGATACATTTATATCTGAGCATATCATTAAGAAGCTAAATGCCTTTAGGGTTGAAAGGGTAACAATATACAGATCTCATTCTATTCTTGGCAATGAATATCTTTCAGATAAGAGTATTAGTGAAAGTCAGAAACAATATATTGAGGATGTTAATGCTACCAAGTCCATACTGCGAGGTCTGGCGTCAGGTAAGGAACTCGATATGGATAATGTAAAAACCATTACTGATAGTGTCTATGAGAGACTTGGTGATGTAGGTTCAATAATAGAATGTATTAATTCCATTAAGGTAGCTGATCAGTATACATACTCACATTCCGTAAATGTTGCATTTTATGCAATGCTATTGGGCAAGTGGATGAACCTGAGCAAATTGCAGATAAAGGATCTTGCCATGGCAGGCCTATTGCATGATATAGGCAAAACCAAGATATCTGCTGAAATTATAAATAAAAAGGGCCCACTTAACGAAAATGAATTTGAGGTTATAAAAAGGCATCCTATTTATGGGTATGACATTATTAAGGGCTTTTCCGATATAGCTATAGATATAAAAAGAGCAGTTATACTGCACCACGAAAAGGAAAACGGCACAGGCTATCCTTTTGGTATCCAGGGTAATAAAAAAAATCTTTACGCAAAGATAATTACAGCTGCAGATATTTTTGATGCAATAACATCCGAAAGAGTTTATAAAGAAAAACAGACGCCGTTTTCCGCATTCAAGGAAATGGAAAAAATAGGATACGATATAGTTGATCCTATGGTCATGGGTGTAATGTTTGACAATATGCCCAGGTATTATATTGGATCCAAGGTGAAGTTAGACAATGGTGAAATTGGGGAAGTAGTCTACGTTCCCAGTTCATGTGCCTATGCCCCAGTTGTAAAAATAAAAGAGGATTTTGTTGACTTTGCTAAAGAAAAAGAAGCACTTATAAGTGAATTGCTATAG